The Ipomoea triloba cultivar NCNSP0323 chromosome 4, ASM357664v1 DNA segment AGTTCAAACGACGTCCAAGCACCAAAAGGCGAGGTTCCGAGGACGTAACTAGAGTGAATGACCCACACAGCATCGATTGATTTCAGACATCATTCTACGGAATTTTCAGATCTTAAGATCAAGGGGCATAGCAATTCAATATAAATTAGAAGAGAATGATAAAGAGAATAGTCATTAGATCCGGACAtagccattaaaaaaaaactctcctTACTGGAAGATCTTTCCTATGAAGGTGGGAATGACTAGCCGACCGAAGCTACTATCCGCAAATCATTAACTCCTAAACTCCAGAACTAAAGGAATGGTAATCTACTGAGCTAGCCTCCCGTTATGCGCCAATGCTTGAACAGGACCGTTTACCTTTaccaaaagaaagaagagaaattgGGCCATGTTTCCCGAGAGAGGCGCCTTCTCTAATGCCAGCAGTCTTCTACTTCTAGTCGACTGCTCTATGACGGGCTTCTCTGTTTCCTGGGCTCTGCTCGCTCGTATTTCCTTGCCtgcattaagaaaaaaaattgaaataatgaaTCAAGATCTAGATGGAGCTCACACCGAGtcggcccaattaaggggcaaagtgctggccaTATTGGTTTCTCCATACAAGGGGGGGATCGAACTCCCGACCTCCTCTTAAGGGGCAAGAGTGCCgagccactcacgccaaccaagctggttctAAATCTTTACTCTTTCACTTTTACTCTATGACGTGGGAACTAACAAGAGATGATAAGTTATATTCATCAGGTGGTCCTAAGAAAAACGTCAAGTAAAGTGTAAAACTTGAGAGTCCAAGTAATATTTCGATTTTAAATATGAGTTGAAATTGTATACTAGGATCCACTTTTATAAATGCATATACTTTTCGACCCACTTTACACTTCCAATAGTATATAGCCCCGCATAATTTGCATTGATTGaaccgatttttttttttaaaaaatgggtaCATGTACTTTTCTTTGATATTCTCTAAATAACGATGTTTTTGCCATTAAATGTTCATCTCTTAACATTGtaataaaatcaattttattCACTTACTATAACAATATAACTCCATccaatgttaaaaaataataatatactcccATGAAAAGGGTGGCCAAGTGAGTTGAACATAATTGTTTGTACCTGAAagtcaaatatttgattattatcaACACCCTCCTAATCAAATGGTCACATAAAGTCTTTCTAGTGTATGATTTGTGAGGTATTAGACATGAAGGtagtttattataaatatatgtgtacTTCTCTCCAAGGTGAGAAAAAATTGGATTGTGCACATGGGAATTCAATGGCCGAAAAAACAAGAACATAATTAATACTAAATGATTTACTGCTCTAATAATtgtaaggaaaatatttttaatgtgggGTATGTTTTGTCTGCATCAATCTTACGGACGACGAAAAGTCTCTTTGGACTTTATCTCTGAACAAACTCCTTATGAGTTATGAATCCATAGCCCACATAACATTTTTgtggaaaaaattatatataatattcaaatctTTTTATAATATCTTTCTATTATTGTGTTtcataaaactttaaaaaaaaaaaagaagaagaagaagaagaagacaaagtcATTTTGATATGGTATAATTTTTCTACAGTATAACCATTGTACTGAGTTTGAAAGAGTTAGGGATCGTTTACTAATTGTAGAATTTCTCCACTTTTCCAGAAAATTATAGAATTAAATAATAGAAAACAGTAATTTTCCTAAAGTTAGAGGTCACGGttcaattacaatttacatttACATTCTTATAGTGTCTATATGCTTTTGGTTAAGAAATTAGCATGGAAATGGCATTCGAGTGGTTCAATTAAGACATTTTTTTAGTGGGGTTCACTGCTAATATGAGTTAGGTCATAGCGCATTCGAATTCACTTAGagataaattttgtatatttatatatactaattaaaagGTATAATGAGTAAATGAAAATTTGTCTCACATTGAAAATAAAtgagtatttaattaatttatttttttgaaacacaagGAGGatttaaattagtataaataaatttcaaaattttaaagagtttgaattATGTTAttagaaggattttttttttggagcaaaaataaaaaaacattacaTTAAAACTAATTAAGTCGTTTTCTTCTACTTTATAGCCTAGATTCTAATAGAATGTAACGTTGCCTCAATATTAAAGGTAAGTTTACTAAGTTACTAACATTGAATTGAAAACGAactttacaaaaattaaatcaatatgAATGGCACTAATCATGAAAGACCTTCACGatcatagatttttttttttaaagcattaGTTTCTTCTAAAGAAgttgaaagaaattaaagtgtaTGATTTGATAGCAGCGGATAGATAACcaatcaaaaaaaataaattagtgtCAATTTATAAATAGACATGTATGATTTGATAGTTAGGGGCGGTTtagaaatctaaaaaataaaatttgaaaattattttttaggaTTTTATTTTGTGAGTTCAActattcaagaaaaataaaattaatgaaaaatgttCATTATGGTCAAAGAAAAATTATCActttatgaataaaatgtttttaagaTTTTTACACAAATGATATTCTCTGGATCACACTACTTCACAGCTCGACTCTTTCACTCACTTTCTCtagttaatattattatgtttttttttttatattacaattattatgattattaatatCATTATAAAAGAGTtactattttataataaataattttgtgataaaattttgtttatttttttcgaAGAAtgaattaaatagaaaaataaattgatgACTTTCAGTCAAacactaaaaaatgaaaatatttttttaaaaaaataaatcatatttttcaaatttccaaATCCAACATTAAGATATTCATGTGATACATagcctttttttcttttttttctttttttaaaggaaaGGGGACCTAAGCAATAATGTCGAGATTATAAATGTAGCACAATTTTGGAAGGAAGACCAATAATTAATATAGAAATTAAGGATGGTATGCCAATTTGTTTATGTATCTGTTTGACATATACTAATTGCTAttgctttttcaatttttcttttttaaatttaaggtAATGTTCCAATTTGAGAGATCGCCCGTCAACAAACTAGAGAGTCATAGGCGTCCAAATCTATACCTCACAATGAGGTCTAGACATCGGCACAACCACACAATGGACTAAAGCCATGGGTATCCAAATATAATGAAGGTGGCCACCTTCGTCAATGAAATTAGTCCCTGACCATCAAGTCGACaattattttaagaataaaaataaaaatagaaacttttcaaataaaaaataaaagtattattaggGGATTTCGTTGGAGTTGTTGAGAGGTTACTCCGCTGAACACAGATGCTAGACCTTTGCTCACTGCCCACAAGAAGTCCCCTCACTTTGATAGGTTGTTCTCACATTGATGCTGCTGGTCAGACTCATTCctggtctcttctcccaaacttcacccatgtgaTCACTTGAGCTGACTATGCGGGCGAATTTACATATATCATCAATAGCTGTGAAAGTGCAGGTGGATCAAGGCCGCTCATTTAATTCATATTAGTGTATCACACCCCATGTCAACCAATTAACAAAAAGGGCAAGCCTCTTGCTGTGTACGTATGCATAGGTCTctctctgtgtgtgtgtatatatataccaccaTTGCTTTTTCTTCTCACATCACATTGACAACCCCGCAGAAAGCTACTTGCTTAATTGGCCAACTTTCTCATCACATAAACtacaatttgacactttttcttaaatctttttattttatgattctTAGATAAtaggaaatttttgttattttacatttaataaAGTGAATTGTGATTCATCTTAgcacattttattttaaattgattatttatcTATGAATCAACTGATTCAATTCCCTTTTGAATTAACTAAATGAAATTATGTCGAGTGTTACTAAATGAGATTAATCTAGTTGGGTTGGATTTACCTTATAAATACAGTTAGTCAAATAGTGTGATAGTCAAGTCTATGATATCCTCACATGCAAGCAACATAAGTATAcctttgatttacaagaaagcACCACAATTCTTACCCGAATTTACCTTTTATGTGATCTGAAACTTGTCTTGTGATCCTACCCAGCAAAAGATCATATCACAAAAGACACATCAAAGTAGCGAAAGTTTGTCAGCACATTCCGAGACTCCGGGAGTCCGTCTAACTTGGAGCTTTGTGACTATATAACTAATCCGATAAATTTGGATTGGGGTTGCTTCGTTCCAACATAGGCATACATAGAACTTGATAATCTAGCAAGGAgtaatcaaattaaatcaaagaaaacataaaaagcAATTAgcactaataagtaataagaaTGTAGTTATTAGTTAAAGGGCATGTCAAATATAGATATCATCAATAGCTGTGAAAGTGCAGGTGGATCTAGGCCGCCCATTTAATTCATATTACTATGCATCACACCCCATGTCAACCAATTAACAAAAAGTGCAAGCCTTTTGCTGTGTGTATGTATaggtttgtgtgtgtgtgtgagtgtatatatatatcccacCATTGCTTTTTCTTCTCATATCACATTCACAACCCCGCAGAAAGCTACTGGCTTAATTGGCCAACTTTCTCGTCACATAAACCACAATGTCTGGTAGTCGAGTAGGTTTTAATGTTTTCTTAGTCGCCGCCGTTGTTGCGGTGGCCGCATTCTTTGCGCCTCCTGCGGAGGCGGCGCGTGCGTTCTTCGTGTTCGGCGACTCGCTGGTCGACAATGGCAACAACAACTACCTCGCCACCTCCGCCCGGGCCGACTCCCCGCCCTACGGCCTTGACTACCCAACTCATCGCCCCACCGGCCGCTTCTCCAATGGCTTCAACATCCCTGACTTTATcagtaagattttttttttcgtactactgactctattacattacattgtagtatctgttcatctatatttTCTTAACTTATTGAACCACAAGTTTCAACATAGTATCCATTCTTATTATGGTTTTTGTGTGATAATATAAATGTTGTTTAAATTTGTTTGGGCAGGCCAAGCTATTGGTTCGGAGTCAACGTTGCCTTACTTGGACCCGGAGCTCAACGGTCAAAAGTTGTTGGTCGGAGCAAATTTCGCTTCTGCTGGAATCGGGATTCTGAACGATACTGGCATTCAGTTTGTAAGTACTGACATTCTAGTATTTAAGGTTCTATATTGTACTTTACTGTGCCTACCgtgaatgaagatgaagttcTTGTCAGAGTCCTtggtttattaattattatatctcGAAAATAGTGATATTTACTGTCATAAATTAAACACCACTACAATGTGTTATGTGTGCTTGACTAAAACCATCTAACTATTAAATGATTACAATAAGATAAACTAATTGTTGCACTTAAAAAACgtcaaatttgtaatattgtggttattaagtaattaatttaatttagttgGAATTGTCTCACAAATAAAGAGTTGTAATAAGgactttcaatttttattctctGATGTGATAAGCATgaatatgacatttttattttgtgagCCTAAGAAAAATTGTTTACATCAAAGACTTGAGAGTATGGAGTAACTTTGATACTCCGTATACATagtattttttacaaattaatatGTACTAACACCAGGAGTATATCTTAGTGGATCGGATGAAAAACCCTAACAAGGGGCAACATTTTCCTCCTTGACAAAGACAACTTTCTAACTTCTTAATTTATACTTAGAGTGTCAGAACTAGTGGAGGGGTGGGGATGccaatcactttttttttttttttttttaacaacttttcatttatttcttcCATCAAAGTTTTAAGGTAGTGATAGTGGAGAACTTTAGCATTAGGCACAATCTTTAAACTTTGCCTCCCATAAATTTTGGTTATGTTACTGATTAGTGGATGTTTTTGTACTGTACCTTAGATGTTTGATTAATGTTCTCTGATGTATTTGGTTGAATGTTTTATCCCCAGATAAACATTATAAGGATAAGCGAACAGTTGCAGTATTTCCGGCAGTACCAACAGCGGGTGAGCGCATTGATAGGCGCACAACAGACACAGAATCTCGTGAACAAAGCCCTCGTCCTCATCACCCTCGGTGGTAACGACTTCGTTAACAACTACTTCCTAGTGCCGATCAGCGCCAGAAGCCTCCAGTACAATATCCCCAATTATTGTCGCTACCTCATCTCTGAGTATCGCAAAATCTTGACGGTAATCAACCAAACATTTCTATATATGCATGGACGGACTCCCAGTGGAAGAGATTTATTAGCCTACTTTGTTTGAACTGGTCAACTATACGTGATTTACACTCTTGTAATTCTTTGTTGGTTAATGTCTCAGACTAAGGTCATAATGTGAAATTTTAACTCCACTATACATACAAGATGAGAGATTAACTTAATATACACTCATGAGTAGTGATTCTGAATTTTCCAATCTTCACTCAATAAATTTTTAAGACAATCTCACACAATATTTACCTATTGTATATCAGAGGTTGTATGACATGGGAGCTCGAAGAGTGTTGGTGACAGGGACGGGGCCGTTAGGATGCGTTCCGTCTGAGCTAGCCCAACGGGGAAGAAACGGGCAATGTGCGCCGGAGCTGCAACGCGCCTCCGGTATCTTCAACCCGCTTCTCATCCAAATGATTCAAAATCTCAACCAAGAGCTGGGCTCCACCGTCTTCGTCGCCGTCAATGCGCAGCAAATGCAGAACGATTTCATCCACAATCCGCAGGCCTACGGTAACCCCTCCGAGCTTCCAaaacattttcacaaacaccTTGTATGCATGATTCGCTATCCCTAACATCTGATTTGTCTGTGCTTGTGGTGAACTGAACTGAACTGAAACAGGATTTATCACGTCGAAAGTGGCGTGTTGCGGACAAGGACCGTACAACGGGATCGGACTCTGTACACCAATGTCTAACATTTGCCCAAACAGAGATGAATATGCGTTTTGGGATGCCTTCCATCCATCTGAGAGGGCGAATAGCATCATCGTCCGGTCCATTTTGACCGGAACTGATAAGTACATGGTGCCGATGAACTTGAGCACCATTATGGCCATGGATTCCGACGAGTAACCGCCTGTGCAGGCATTTCCGGCCGCCctacttacaagtgcacattaTATTGGGCCgtagagttatatgttaatatatcattactattaatctattattCCCATATTTCTGTTGCTTCAATTGCTATATAGATCCATAAATCGTTGTTTGTGTGCAGTAGTATTGTATGCGTGTATTGGTTCTCACCACCTccgattatatatatttaagtacatttcattaatcattattattagggataagggtcaaataggccctcaaagtaTACTCAAACaagcaattagaccctcaatcTATAAAAAGCTTCAATTAACCCCTTTAACTTGTTAGATTAGTGCAATTCAATCAATTTGCCTGTAATCTTCCGGTCAATGATGACATAAGCAACCAcatggatttaaaaaaaaaaaaaaaaactaagattACCTACGTGGATGCCAACAAacaaatacatatttatttgttaaaaccaaaacaaaataattaaaataataaatacaaaaccCTAATCTAATCCACAATCGATCACATCTCTCATATTTATTTCCCTTCTGCCATTGCCGTTCCATACCCAAGTGGATAATAAGTACCCATTCAACCCTCCCGGAGCATCGGATTGTGGTGCGGAAGTTTGTGTAGTGTTTCGGTAGCGTAGCGCGGCGGAAGTTAGCGACGGTGGCGAGGCTGAAGTTGAGCGATGCGGCCATTGATGGAGAAGTTAGTTTCAGTCTGGTTTTGAAAGGTGGTTATTCAGTTCCGGAGGACGTTATCCGAAATTCCCAAATTCCAAATGAATTTTCACCCCCTCTGTGCGTACCTTTCTCCATTGACGATTGACGACATCTTTTTGGACTCCTGTTGGTAGGCATCGGCTACACCAAAATCCTTAGCTTGTTAGTAGACGCCATTAACGACTCCAAAAGCTCTATTGGAAGGCACCATTGACGACTCCAAAAGCTTGGTTGGTAGACTTACTGACGACTCCAAAAGCTCTGTCGGTGGACACCATTGACGACGGAAGAAGAGAGTGATAAAAGAGGTGCTCAGGAATTGCAAACATTGGCATAGGTAATATGTTGACTCAATCAATTCTTTGTCTGGtagtgggttttttttttctgcttttATCAATGTTGGATGGTTTTCTTATATGGGTTCCCAcctttaaaatattgattactATAATTTGcttttaaaattatagtttttggGTTTCTTATCAAAGTTGGATGGCTTTCTTATCAATCAATTATAGTTTTTGGCTTTCTTATTAATGTTGAATGACTTTCTTATATTTTATCAGTTTgcttttaaaatattgattactATAATTTTTGGGTCTTTTGAAATTTTcttaatgtttttttatttgttcCAGGAAGGTCGATGTGGCTTTTTATCTGgaaatatttattatgcaaggatgatgatgatgaatctGATCTAAGTAAAAGATATGAGTTAGCATTGAAGAATCTCAAGCTTGAAGTGATGGAAGATCTGAAATTGGTTAATGGTTATTGAATCTGAAATTTCGAaggcaaaaaattaaatttgagtcACTGATGATTAGTTTAGCAATTGTAGTAGTAAGACTTTTTGTGTATGTAAGTTTAATTTGCAGCAAAATGTGATAAAAATGGGTCTTTGATGCCTTTATAGCACTTTCTCTAAAATGAAATGATGATTACTTTGTTAAAAATCTCCTTAGTTTGTTAATGTTCTGTGGT contains these protein-coding regions:
- the LOC116016412 gene encoding GDSL esterase/lipase LTL1-like; the encoded protein is MSGSRVGFNVFLVAAVVAVAAFFAPPAEAARAFFVFGDSLVDNGNNNYLATSARADSPPYGLDYPTHRPTGRFSNGFNIPDFISQAIGSESTLPYLDPELNGQKLLVGANFASAGIGILNDTGIQFINIIRISEQLQYFRQYQQRVSALIGAQQTQNLVNKALVLITLGGNDFVNNYFLVPISARSLQYNIPNYCRYLISEYRKILTRLYDMGARRVLVTGTGPLGCVPSELAQRGRNGQCAPELQRASGIFNPLLIQMIQNLNQELGSTVFVAVNAQQMQNDFIHNPQAYGFITSKVACCGQGPYNGIGLCTPMSNICPNRDEYAFWDAFHPSERANSIIVRSILTGTDKYMVPMNLSTIMAMDSDE